A region of Streptomyces sp. NBC_01750 DNA encodes the following proteins:
- a CDS encoding GlsB/YeaQ/YmgE family stress response membrane protein has translation MGWLWAIIVGFVLGLIAKAILPGKQHMPLWLATICGIVGAALGNWLAVGLGIGETKGIDWGRHGLQLVAAVVLVFLGEMAYTSMRGRKQRA, from the coding sequence ATGGGCTGGTTGTGGGCGATCATCGTGGGCTTCGTACTGGGCCTGATCGCGAAAGCCATCCTTCCGGGCAAGCAGCACATGCCTCTGTGGCTGGCCACTATTTGCGGCATCGTCGGTGCCGCGCTCGGCAACTGGCTCGCGGTAGGGCTCGGCATCGGCGAGACCAAGGGCATCGACTGGGGCCGGCACGGACTCCAGCTCGTGGCGGCCGTCGTCCTCGTCTTCCTCGGGGAAATGGCCTACACCTCGATGCGGGGCAGGAAGCAGAGAGCCTGA
- the tyrS gene encoding tyrosine--tRNA ligase — MTDIVEELQWRGLIALSTDEDALRKAFADGPVTFYCGFDPTAPSLHLGNLVQILTMRRIQQAGNRPLGLVGGATGLIGDPKPNSERTLNAPEVVAAWVERLRGQIERFLDFDGPHAATMVNNLDWTSGLSAIDFLRDIGKYFRVNKMIAKEAVARRLNSDTGISYTEFSYQILQGMDFLELYRRYGCTLQTGGSDQWGNLTAGTDLIHRVEPEAEVHALATPLITKADGTKFGKTESGTVWLDPERTTPYAFYQFWLNADDRDVSKFLRIFSFKSREEIEELEKLTEERPQARAAQRALAEELTTLVHGADQCAAVVNASKALFGQGELTELDEPTLRAALSELPHARVTELGLVVDLLAEVGLAPSKSAARRTVKEGGAYVNNVKVAAEDAVPAKEELLYGRWLVLRRGKKNLAAVEVTA, encoded by the coding sequence GTGACGGACATCGTCGAGGAACTGCAGTGGCGAGGGCTGATCGCCCTCTCCACTGACGAGGACGCATTGCGCAAGGCGTTCGCGGACGGTCCCGTCACGTTCTATTGCGGCTTCGACCCGACCGCGCCCAGCCTGCACCTCGGCAACCTGGTCCAGATCCTCACCATGCGCCGGATCCAGCAGGCGGGGAACCGCCCGCTGGGCCTGGTCGGCGGTGCCACCGGTCTCATCGGTGACCCGAAGCCGAACTCGGAGCGCACCCTGAACGCGCCGGAGGTCGTCGCGGCCTGGGTGGAGCGGCTGCGCGGCCAGATCGAGCGGTTCCTCGACTTCGACGGCCCGCACGCCGCGACCATGGTCAACAACCTGGACTGGACGTCGGGGCTGTCGGCGATCGATTTCCTGCGCGACATCGGCAAGTACTTCCGGGTCAACAAGATGATCGCGAAGGAGGCGGTCGCCCGGCGGCTGAACTCCGACACCGGTATCAGCTACACCGAGTTCAGCTACCAGATCCTGCAGGGCATGGACTTCCTGGAGCTGTACCGGCGCTACGGCTGCACCCTGCAGACCGGCGGCAGCGACCAGTGGGGCAACCTCACCGCGGGCACCGACCTGATCCACCGTGTCGAGCCCGAGGCCGAGGTGCACGCCCTGGCCACACCGCTGATCACCAAGGCCGACGGCACGAAGTTCGGCAAGACGGAGTCCGGCACGGTCTGGCTCGACCCGGAGCGGACCACGCCGTACGCCTTCTACCAGTTCTGGCTGAACGCGGACGACCGGGACGTCTCCAAGTTCCTGCGGATCTTCAGCTTCAAGTCCCGCGAGGAGATCGAGGAGCTGGAGAAGCTGACCGAGGAACGGCCGCAGGCGCGTGCCGCTCAGCGGGCCCTGGCCGAGGAGCTGACCACGCTGGTGCACGGCGCGGACCAGTGCGCGGCGGTGGTCAATGCGTCGAAGGCGCTCTTCGGGCAGGGCGAGCTGACCGAGCTGGACGAGCCGACGCTGCGGGCGGCGCTCTCCGAGCTGCCGCACGCGCGGGTCACCGAGCTGGGCCTGGTGGTGGATCTGCTCGCGGAGGTCGGTCTCGCGCCGAGCAAGTCGGCCGCCCGCCGCACGGTGAAGGAGGGCGGGGCCTATGTGAACAACGTGAAGGTCGCCGCCGAGGACGCCGTACCGGCGAAGGAGGAGCTGCTGTACGGACGCTGGCTCGTGCTGCGCCGGGGCAAGAAGAACCTGGCTGCGGTCGAGGTCACGGCCTGA